Proteins encoded by one window of Sorex araneus isolate mSorAra2 chromosome 3, mSorAra2.pri, whole genome shotgun sequence:
- the C3H10orf105 gene encoding uncharacterized protein C10orf105 homolog, translating to MLGDRPEKAGTMSTEGPGPLALLTGPTAPGSPARVVDPVPVLVALACIFLLLASCLLFLAFCKPAALDPSRHRARESMPHHPGSPSEPQLRLWKRLSSLRRSLHGLRRARPGPPGPPPGFQHEPDLERSEFTML from the exons ATGCTTGGGGACCGGCCCGAGAAGGCTG GAACCATGAGCACAGAGGGCCCCGGGCCCCTTGCCCTCCTCACAGGCCCCACGGCGCCCGGGAGCCCCGCCAGGGTGGTGGACCCGGTCCCTGTGCTCGTCGCGCTGGCCTGCATCTTCCTCCTGCTGGCCTCCTGCCTGCTGTTCCTGGCGTTCTGCAAGCCAGCGGCCCTGGACCCCAGCCGCCACCGGGCCCGCGAGAGCATGCCCCACCACCCCGGCAGCCCCAGCGAGCCCCAGCTCCGGCTCTGGAAGCGCCTGAGCTCCCTCCGCCGCTCCCTGCACGGCCTCCGCAGGGCCCGGCCTGGCCCGCCAGGCCCACCGCCCGGCTTCCAGCACGAGCCAGACCTCGAGCGCTCAGAGTTCACGATGCTGTGA